Proteins encoded together in one Kutzneria kofuensis window:
- a CDS encoding TetR/AcrR family transcriptional regulator: MSIEQRRRAVLLPAEAEILRRGLDAFAELGYEATSVRELGNRLGVSHNFVNDRYGSKGAFWEAAVDYALADARRQLDPVLLQDFADPAERLASIVRRFYQVAVRSPQLSRLMAYEGTRDSARLDYLHERFLTPVLRLCEPSVEELVAAGRMRRVPLFQLYSLVTGPIATLTQGPLARRFGAPPVSDRELSATADSLATMVMSGLLRD, from the coding sequence ATGTCCATCGAGCAGCGGCGGCGGGCGGTGCTGCTGCCCGCGGAGGCGGAGATACTGCGCCGCGGCCTCGACGCGTTCGCCGAACTCGGCTACGAGGCGACTTCCGTGCGGGAGCTGGGCAATCGGCTCGGTGTCAGCCACAACTTCGTCAACGACCGCTACGGCTCCAAGGGCGCGTTCTGGGAGGCGGCGGTGGACTACGCGCTGGCCGACGCCCGCCGGCAGCTGGATCCCGTGCTGCTGCAGGACTTCGCCGACCCGGCCGAGCGGCTGGCCTCGATCGTGCGGCGGTTCTACCAGGTGGCGGTGCGCAGCCCGCAGCTGAGCCGGCTGATGGCGTACGAAGGGACACGGGATTCGGCCCGACTGGACTATCTGCACGAGCGGTTCCTCACGCCGGTCCTGCGGCTGTGCGAGCCGTCGGTGGAGGAACTCGTTGCGGCGGGCCGGATGCGGCGCGTGCCACTGTTCCAGTTGTACTCCCTGGTCACCGGGCCGATCGCGACGCTGACGCAGGGGCCGCTGGCCCGGCGGTTCGGTGCGCCGCCGGTGAGCGACCGGGAACTCAGCGCTACCGCGGACTCGTTGGCCACCATGGTGATGTCGGGACTGCTGCGGGATTGA
- a CDS encoding Na+/H+ antiporter codes for MICGVEIAAEIVALVVAVLAVTALARRLDWSAPLCLIVVGVAASFVPGIPDYQLDPEVVLVGLLPPLLYSTAIQTSLVDFRRLRGPIAVLSVGLVLFTTAGVGLVAWAVIPGLPLAAGFALGAIVAPPDAVAATAVARRVAMPRKMVRLLEGESLFNDAAALVALRTSIAAMAGAISLWQVGLDFVWAAVGGAVAGVVVGYVASFVRIRLLQEPVADTALSFAVPFVAYLLGEVVHGSGVLAVVIAGLLLGHKSPRVLSGSARTASRHNWQTVQYLLENAVFLLIGLQLRRILTEVGRSGLSEGMLVLICAAVLAATIVTRLLWLIGVAAEKRITAAMGLKRRKAWPWRYSVVIGWAGMRGVVTLAAAFVLPPETPERVVLVLAAFVVVAGTLLVQGTTLPMLVRRMGLPGPDPAQDALQEAALLHDMVRAALARLDEITTPEDPPEVVERLRDRLQGRTDAAWEQLGRQSALVETPSDAYRRLRLDLLNVEREHCLKARDNGMADDVVLRRVLERLDIEESMLDRDEEEPPQDDRELSAPASMANACKHLAHDWRDVEPSSEDSCAACVEEGLTWVHLRMCLKCGNVACCDSSVGKHADKHFRDTRHPVMRSYEPGESWRWCFVDRQLG; via the coding sequence ATGATTTGCGGTGTGGAGATCGCGGCGGAGATAGTTGCCCTGGTGGTGGCGGTGCTGGCCGTCACCGCGCTGGCGCGGAGGCTGGACTGGTCGGCGCCGCTGTGCCTGATCGTGGTCGGCGTCGCCGCGTCGTTCGTGCCGGGCATCCCGGACTACCAGCTCGACCCCGAGGTGGTGCTGGTCGGCCTGCTGCCGCCGCTGCTGTACTCGACGGCGATCCAGACCTCACTGGTGGACTTCCGGCGGCTGCGAGGGCCGATCGCGGTGTTGTCGGTGGGCCTGGTGCTGTTCACGACGGCGGGCGTGGGCCTGGTGGCCTGGGCGGTGATCCCGGGCCTGCCGCTCGCGGCGGGTTTCGCGCTGGGGGCGATCGTGGCGCCGCCGGACGCGGTGGCGGCGACGGCGGTGGCCCGCAGGGTGGCGATGCCCCGCAAGATGGTGCGCCTGCTGGAGGGCGAGAGCCTGTTCAACGACGCGGCGGCGCTGGTCGCGCTGCGTACGAGCATCGCGGCGATGGCGGGGGCGATCTCGCTGTGGCAGGTGGGCCTGGACTTCGTGTGGGCGGCGGTGGGCGGCGCGGTGGCGGGCGTGGTGGTCGGCTACGTGGCCTCGTTCGTCCGGATCCGGCTGCTGCAGGAGCCGGTGGCGGACACGGCGCTGTCGTTCGCGGTGCCGTTCGTGGCCTACCTGCTCGGCGAGGTGGTGCACGGCTCGGGCGTGCTGGCGGTGGTGATCGCCGGCCTGTTGCTGGGCCACAAGTCGCCGCGCGTGCTGTCGGGGTCGGCCCGCACGGCCAGCCGGCACAACTGGCAGACGGTGCAGTACCTGCTGGAGAACGCCGTATTCCTGCTGATCGGCCTGCAGCTGCGGCGCATCCTCACCGAGGTCGGGCGCAGCGGCCTGTCGGAGGGCATGCTGGTGCTGATCTGCGCGGCCGTGTTGGCGGCGACGATCGTGACCCGGCTGCTGTGGCTGATCGGCGTCGCCGCCGAGAAGCGGATCACGGCGGCGATGGGCCTCAAGCGCCGCAAGGCCTGGCCGTGGCGTTACTCGGTGGTGATCGGCTGGGCCGGCATGCGCGGGGTGGTGACGCTGGCGGCCGCCTTCGTGCTCCCGCCGGAGACGCCGGAGCGGGTGGTGCTGGTGCTCGCCGCCTTCGTCGTAGTGGCCGGCACGCTGCTCGTCCAGGGCACGACGCTGCCGATGCTGGTGCGGCGAATGGGCCTGCCCGGACCGGATCCGGCGCAGGATGCCTTGCAGGAAGCGGCCTTGCTGCACGACATGGTCCGCGCCGCGCTGGCCCGGCTGGACGAGATCACCACCCCGGAGGATCCGCCGGAGGTCGTGGAACGGCTGCGGGACCGGCTGCAGGGCCGCACCGACGCGGCGTGGGAGCAGCTGGGCCGGCAGAGCGCGCTGGTCGAGACCCCGAGCGACGCCTACCGCCGGCTGCGGCTGGACCTGCTCAACGTGGAGCGCGAGCACTGCCTGAAGGCCCGGGACAACGGCATGGCCGACGACGTGGTGCTGCGCCGGGTGCTGGAGCGGCTCGACATCGAGGAGTCCATGCTGGACCGGGACGAGGAGGAGCCGCCGCAGGACGACCGCGAGCTCAGCGCCCCGGCGTCGATGGCGAACGCGTGCAAGCACCTCGCCCACGACTGGCGGGACGTCGAGCCGAGCAGCGAGGACAGCTGCGCCGCGTGCGTCGAGGAGGGCCTGACCTGGGTGCACCTGCGGATGTGCCTGAAGTGCGGCAACGTGGCCTGCTGCGACTCGTCGGTGGGCAAGCACGCCGACAAGCACTTCCGCGACACCCGCCACCCGGTGATGCGCAGCTACGAGCCGGGCGAGAGCTGGCGCTGGTGCTTCGTGGACAGGCAGCTGGGTTAG
- the lpxA gene encoding acyl-ACP--UDP-N-acetylglucosamine O-acyltransferase, whose amino-acid sequence MHVHPSAVVAPEAELADDVVIGPYAVVHGCVRLAAGVRVDSHAVLGGDPQDLTFTGGPTAVEIGPDTVIREAAIVHRSTTSTPTRIGAGCLVMGQAHVAHDCQLGDGVIVSQAVTLGGHVTIGDGAVVGGMSLVQQHVRIGRQAMVGAMSKVTRDVLPFCGVDGNPATHRALNAVGLKRSGMPPQEYHALRRVFDLLRDGHELDSWADGPVAQLVEFLAGPSRRGISPFRHGGEAV is encoded by the coding sequence GTGCATGTTCATCCGTCGGCCGTCGTCGCGCCCGAGGCCGAGCTGGCCGACGACGTCGTCATCGGTCCGTACGCGGTGGTGCACGGCTGCGTGCGCCTCGCCGCCGGCGTGCGCGTCGACTCGCATGCCGTGCTGGGCGGGGATCCGCAGGACCTGACCTTCACCGGCGGCCCCACCGCGGTGGAGATCGGGCCGGACACGGTGATCCGTGAGGCGGCGATCGTGCACCGGTCGACCACGTCGACGCCGACCAGGATCGGCGCCGGCTGCCTGGTCATGGGGCAGGCGCACGTGGCGCACGACTGCCAGCTCGGCGACGGCGTGATCGTGTCGCAGGCGGTCACGCTCGGCGGCCACGTGACGATCGGCGACGGGGCGGTCGTCGGCGGAATGTCCCTGGTGCAGCAGCATGTTCGGATCGGCCGGCAGGCGATGGTCGGCGCGATGTCCAAGGTGACAAGGGATGTGCTGCCGTTCTGCGGCGTGGACGGCAACCCGGCGACGCACCGCGCGCTGAACGCGGTGGGGTTGAAGCGATCCGGCATGCCGCCGCAGGAGTACCACGCGCTGCGGCGCGTGTTCGACCTGTTACGCGACGGGCACGAGCTCGATTCCTGGGCCGACGGTCCCGTCGCGCAGCTGGTGGAGTTCCTGGCCGGGCCGTCCCGGCGCGGCATCAGCCCGTTCCGGCATGGCGGCGAGGCGGTGTGA